From a region of the bacterium genome:
- a CDS encoding methanol dehydrogenase, with product GFGGGGGFSGGGGFSGGGGASGGW from the coding sequence GGTTTCGGGGGCGGGGGCGGTTTCAGCGGGGGCGGCGGCTTCTCGGGCGGCGGCGGCGCCAGTGGAGGTTGGTGA